A region from the Xiphias gladius isolate SHS-SW01 ecotype Sanya breed wild chromosome 20, ASM1685928v1, whole genome shotgun sequence genome encodes:
- the LOC120806408 gene encoding serine/threonine-protein phosphatase 6 catalytic subunit-like isoform X1, which translates to MAPLDLDRYVEIARHCKYLPENDLKRLCDYVCDLLLEESNVQPVSTPVTVCGDIHGQFYDLCELFRTGGQVPDTNYIFMGDFVDRGYYSLETFTHLLALKAKWPDRITLLRGNHESRQITQVYGFYDECQTKYGNANAWRYCTKVFDMLTVAALIDEQVLCVHGGLSPDIKTLDQIRTIERNQEIPHKGAFCDLVWSDPEDVDTWAISPRGAGWLFGSKVTNEFVHINNLKLICRAHQLVHEGYKFMFDEKLVTVWSAPNYCYRCGNIASIMVFKDVNRREPKLFRAVPDSERVIPPRTTTPYFL; encoded by the exons ATGGCGCCTTTAGACCTTGATAGGTACGTTGAAATAGCAAGACACTGCAAATACCTACCGGAAAATGATCTAAAG AGATTATGTGATTATGTTTGTGATTTGCTGCTGGAAGAATCAAATGTTCAGCCAGTATCTACTCCAGTTACTGTTTGTGGAGATATTCATGGTCAG TTTTATGATCTTTGCGAGCTCTTCAGAACTGGTGGTCAAGTTCCAGacacaaattacattttcatg GGAGATTTTGTAGATCGAGGATATTATAGCTTGGAGACATTTACACACCTGCTGGCTTTAAAAGCAAAGTGGCCGGATCGTATCACACTTCTACGTGGAAATCACGAAAGCAGACAAATAACTCAAGTGTACGGCTTCTATG ATGAGTGCCAAACTAAATATGGAAATGCAAATGCCTGGCGGTATTGCACAAAAGTGTTTGACATGCTGACTGTGGCAGCT TTGATAGATGAGCAGGTCCTGTGTGTCCATGGTGGTCTTTCACCTGACATCAAGACTCTGGACCAGATCCGCACCATCGAACGCAACCAGGAGATTCCCCACAAGGGGGCCTTCTGTGATCTTGTGTGGTCAGACCCGGAGGATGTGGACACCTGGGCTATCAGTCCACGAGGTGCCGGCTGGCTGTTTGGCTCTAAGGTTACTAATGAG TTTGTTCACATCAACAACCTGAAGCTTATCTGCCGTGCACATCAGCTGGTTCATGAAGGCTACAAGTTTATGTTTGACGAGAAGCTGGTAACCGTGTGGTCCGCGCCCAACTACTGCTACCGCTGTGGAAATATTGCATCCATCATGGTCTTCAAGGACGTGAACAGACGAGAACCCAAGCTGTTCCGCGCTGTCCCTGACTCAGAACGTGTCATACCTCCTCGGACAACCACACCCTACTTCCTGTAA
- the LOC120806408 gene encoding serine/threonine-protein phosphatase 6 catalytic subunit-like isoform X2, with protein MGDFVDRGYYSLETFTHLLALKAKWPDRITLLRGNHESRQITQVYGFYDECQTKYGNANAWRYCTKVFDMLTVAALIDEQVLCVHGGLSPDIKTLDQIRTIERNQEIPHKGAFCDLVWSDPEDVDTWAISPRGAGWLFGSKVTNEFVHINNLKLICRAHQLVHEGYKFMFDEKLVTVWSAPNYCYRCGNIASIMVFKDVNRREPKLFRAVPDSERVIPPRTTTPYFL; from the exons atg GGAGATTTTGTAGATCGAGGATATTATAGCTTGGAGACATTTACACACCTGCTGGCTTTAAAAGCAAAGTGGCCGGATCGTATCACACTTCTACGTGGAAATCACGAAAGCAGACAAATAACTCAAGTGTACGGCTTCTATG ATGAGTGCCAAACTAAATATGGAAATGCAAATGCCTGGCGGTATTGCACAAAAGTGTTTGACATGCTGACTGTGGCAGCT TTGATAGATGAGCAGGTCCTGTGTGTCCATGGTGGTCTTTCACCTGACATCAAGACTCTGGACCAGATCCGCACCATCGAACGCAACCAGGAGATTCCCCACAAGGGGGCCTTCTGTGATCTTGTGTGGTCAGACCCGGAGGATGTGGACACCTGGGCTATCAGTCCACGAGGTGCCGGCTGGCTGTTTGGCTCTAAGGTTACTAATGAG TTTGTTCACATCAACAACCTGAAGCTTATCTGCCGTGCACATCAGCTGGTTCATGAAGGCTACAAGTTTATGTTTGACGAGAAGCTGGTAACCGTGTGGTCCGCGCCCAACTACTGCTACCGCTGTGGAAATATTGCATCCATCATGGTCTTCAAGGACGTGAACAGACGAGAACCCAAGCTGTTCCGCGCTGTCCCTGACTCAGAACGTGTCATACCTCCTCGGACAACCACACCCTACTTCCTGTAA